The proteins below are encoded in one region of Scomber japonicus isolate fScoJap1 chromosome 2, fScoJap1.pri, whole genome shotgun sequence:
- the tbce gene encoding tubulin-specific chaperone E: MGVDGPLEEPGLPEEPLGRRVSCGEERATVRYVGPVPPTAGLWLGVEWDNPERGKHDGSHEGVVYFTCRHPKGGSFVRPAKVSFGVDFLTAVRRLYHIDTEEVLSEEISISSKTLEWGKIKERSFESLPSMLLSRCEVNGAGESGDIQRNTPNVRWLDLSRTLLSCWEDVAAVTQQLQQLEGLQLSYNRLCLTSDPSALRQAFSSLKVLALIGCDLTWAQVLELSQMWPQLEDLCVEENDITELQRPEGVLQSLKSLSLSNNPLKEDSMLSIAALPRLEQLNVSNTGLSVIRFDDVPPGSQTAMFPALKILNLDNNNITEWSVVDELSKLKSLVQLSCRSNRLVSSDGNVKTANQLLIAKLGQLVVLNSCEVHAEDRRGAELDYIKMFGEEWLKAGGRSQVSTQFTCQHPRYLSLIDKYGAPEEGELKKQQPFALKNQLIKIMFVFPDDADRKPIEKKLPASMVVQKVKGLLYRLLKVPAADLKLTYTSPKMLGTEFEIDSDLKTLQFYSIEDGDQMLVRWS; the protein is encoded by the exons ATGGGAGTCGACGGGCCGCTGGAGGAGCCGGGGCTGCCGGAGGAGCCGTTGGGAAGGCGGGTTTCCTGCGGAGAGGAACGGGCAACGGTCCGATACGTGGGGCCGGTACCACCGACAGCAG GGCTGTGGCTCGGTGTAGAGTGGGATAAtccagagagaggaaaacatgaCGGCAGCCATGAAGGAGTCGTTTACTTCACCTGCAG ACATCCTAAAGGCGGCTCCTTCGTCCGGCCGGCCAAGGTGAGCTTCGGCGTTGACTTCCTGACCGCCGTGCGCCGGCTGTACCACATCGATACGGAGGAAGTGCTGAGCGAGGAAATCTCCATCTCCTCCAAGACGCTGGAGTGGGGGAAGATCAAAGAGAGAAG ttTTGAGAGTCTTCCTTCGATGCTGCTGAGTCGCTGTGAGGTGAACGGAGCCGGAGAGAGCGGAGACATCCAGAGAAACACTCCCA ACGTGCGATGGCTGGATCTGAGTCGGACTCTTCTGAGTTGCTGGGAAGACGTAGCGGCCGTCacgcagcagctgcagcagctggaagGACTTCAGCTCAGCTACAACCGGCTgtgtttgacctctgacccctcgGCCCTCCGCCAGGCCTTCAGCAGCCTCAAGGTCCtcgctctgattggctgtgaccTCACCTGGGCTCAG GTGCTGGAGCTCAGCCAGATGTGGCCTCAGCTGGAGGATCTGTGTGTGGAAGAGAACGACATCACTGAGCTGCAGAG ACCGGAGGGAGTCCTGCAGTCTCTGAAGAGTCTGAGTCTGTCCAATAATCCTTTAAAGGAGGACAGCATGCTCAGTATCGCTGCTCTGCCCAG ACTGGAGCAGCTCAACGTGTCAAACACCGGACTGTCTGTTATCCGATTCGATGACGTTCCTCCTG GATCTCAGACAGCCATGTTTCCTGCTCTGAAGATTCTCAACCtggacaacaacaacatcactgAG tggtCGGTGGTTGACGAATTATCCAAATTAAAAAGTTTAGTTCAGCTTTCGTGTCGCAGCAACCGGCTGGTCAGCAGTGATGGAAATGTCaaaacagccaatcagctgcTCATCGCCAAACTGGGACAACTGGTCGTCCTCAACAGCTGTGAG GTCCACGCTGAGGACCGGAGGGGGGCGGAGCTCGACTACATCAAGATGTTTGGGGAGGAATGGTTGAAGGCAGGGGGGCGGAGTCAGGTCAGCACCCAGTTCACCTGTCAGCACCCTCGTTACCTGAGCCTCATCGACA AGTATGGAGCTCCAGAGGAAGGCGAGCTGAAGAAGCAGCAGCCGTTTGCTCTCAAGAATCAGCTGATAA agattatgtttgtgtttcctgaTGACGCCGACCGGAAGCCGATTGAGAAGAAACTTCCAG CCTCCATGGTTGTTCAGAAGGTGAAGGGACTCCTGTACAGACTGCTGAAGGTTCCTGCAGCAGATCTGAAGCTCACCTACACCAGTCCCAAG aTGTTGGGGACAGAGTTTGAGATCGACAGCGACCTGAAGACTCTGCAGTTTTACTCCATAGAGGACGGAGACCAGATGTTGGTCCGCTGGTCCTGA
- the LOC128373374 gene encoding E3 ubiquitin-protein ligase TRIM39-like: MSAASCLRSEDQFRCSICLDVFTDPVSTPCGHNFCKNCINEHWNSDDIYLCPLCKEVFYTRPKLHINTFISEMVAQFRQEAQQKASSSSSEQQAAKPEVPCDVCTGTKLKALKSCLVCLTSYCETHLEPHLTKPGLKRHQLMDPVENLEDRMCIKHDKPLELFCKTDQTCVCMLCSVLDHKTHEFVPLKEEYEGKKAELGKTEAEIQEMIQKRRLKIQEIKHSVDLSKEAADREKAEGVQVFTALKESVERSLNELIETIEEKQRTTEKQAEDFIKELEQEISELKKRRSEVEKLSHSEDHLHLLQNFPSLKAAPPTKDWTVVSVRPSYEGTVVKAVAQLEETLSKQKKKLFAEVKLKRVQQYAVDVTLDPDTAHPQLILSHDGKQVYYGDVKKKNLPDNPKRFSRYCIVLGKQSLSSGRFYFEVQVKEKTDWSSGVARESIDRKGKITLTPQNGFWTIRLRNGNEYKGCNNTPVHLSLESPPQKVGVFVDYEEGLVSFYDVDAAALIYSFTGCSFTEKLYPYFSLGPNYGGINSAPLIICPVNQTV, translated from the coding sequence atgtctgctgccagctgtctgagatctgaagatcagtttcggtgctccatctgtctggatgtgttcactgatccagtcagcacaccatgtggacacaacttctgcaaaaactgcatcaatgaaCACTGGAACAGTGATGACATATAcctgtgtccactgtgtaaAGAGGTTTTCTACACAAGACCTAAACTTCACATCAACACATTCATCTCTGAGATGGTTgctcagttcagacaggaagctcaacagaaagccagcagcagcagctcagagcaacaagctgccaaaccagaagttccctgtgacgtctgtactggaaccaaactgaaggccctgaagtcctgtctggtgtgtctgacctcctactgtgagactcacctggagcctcATCTGACAAAGCCAGGCctgaaaagacatcagctgatggaccctgtggagaacctggaagacaggatgtgtataaagcacgataaacctctggagctgttctgtaagaccgaccagacatgtgtctgcatgctctgctctgttttagacCATAAGACACATgagtttgttcctctgaaagaagaatatgaaggaaagaaggcagagctggggaagacagaggctgaaattcaggagatgatccagaagagacgactgaagattcaagagatcaaacactcagttgacctcagtaaggaagctgcagacagagagaaagcagaaggtgttcaggtcttcaccgctctgaaggagtctgttgagagaagcctgaatgagctcattgagacgattgaagagaagcaaagaacaacagagaaacaggctgaagacttcatcaaagagctggaacaggaaatctctgagctgaagaagagacgctctgaggtggagaagctctcacactctgaagaccacctccacctcctccaaaacttcccgtccctgaaagctgctccacccaccaaagactggacagTGGTCAGCGTCCGTCCATCATATGAGGGGACTGTGGTGaaagctgtggctcagctggaggagacgctcagtaaacagaagaagaagctgttCGCTGAAGTCAAGCTGAAGAgggtccagcagtatgcagtggatgtgactcttgatcctgatacagcacatcCTCAACTCATCCTGTCTcatgatgggaaacaagtatATTATGGtgatgtgaagaagaagaatctcCCAGACAACCCAAAGAGATTTTCAcgttattgtattgttttaggaaagcagagtttgtcttcaggcagattttactttgaggttcaggttaaagagaagactgaCTGGTCTTCaggagtggccagagagtcgatCGACAGGAAGGGAAAAATCACACTGACACCTCAGAATGGTTTCTGGACTATACGattgagaaatggaaatgagtacaAAGGTTGTAACAACACTCCAGTCCATCTCTCTCTAGAGTCTCctcctcagaaggtgggggtgtttgtggattatgaggagggtctggtctccttttatgacgtagatgctgcagctcttatctactcctttactggctgctccttcactgagaaactttACCCATACTTCAGTCTTGGTCCTAATTATGGTGGTATAAACTCCgcccctctgatcatctgtcctgtcaatcaaactgtctgA